From one Luteipulveratus mongoliensis genomic stretch:
- a CDS encoding 50S ribosomal protein L25/general stress protein Ctc, with product MAQSETRLVAETRTEFGKGAARRIRRADKIPAVLYGHGEAPTHLTLPGHDTYQALKNVNALLTIELEGEDQLALAKDVQRDPLKPVIDHIDLVIVRKGEKVTVDVPVHLEGEAAAETVVNLENSTLEVEAEATAIPESVTVSVEGLEAGSQILAKDVTLPAGTTLIADEELLVVNVTQQVSQEELDAELEEADAEAGIERDEPETDGDAAEGDAKSSDEG from the coding sequence ATGGCCCAGTCCGAAACCCGTCTCGTCGCCGAGACCCGTACCGAGTTCGGCAAGGGTGCGGCCCGCCGCATCCGTCGCGCCGACAAGATCCCCGCCGTCCTGTACGGCCACGGTGAGGCCCCGACCCACCTGACCCTGCCGGGTCACGACACCTACCAGGCGCTGAAGAACGTCAACGCGCTGCTGACCATCGAGCTCGAGGGCGAGGACCAGCTCGCGCTGGCCAAGGACGTCCAGCGTGACCCGCTGAAGCCGGTCATCGACCATATCGACCTGGTCATCGTCCGCAAGGGCGAGAAGGTCACCGTCGACGTGCCGGTCCACCTCGAGGGCGAGGCCGCAGCCGAGACGGTCGTCAACCTCGAGAACTCCACCCTCGAGGTCGAGGCCGAGGCGACGGCGATCCCCGAGTCCGTCACCGTGTCCGTCGAGGGCCTCGAGGCCGGCAGCCAGATCCTGGCCAAGGACGTCACGCTGCCCGCCGGCACCACGCTCATCGCCGACGAGGAGCTGCTGGTCGTCAACGTCACCCAGCAGGTCTCGCAGGAGGAGCTGGACGCCGAGCTCGAGGAGGCCGACGCCGAGGCCGGCATCGAGCGCGACGAGCCCGAGACCGATGGCGATGCAGCCGAGGGCGACGCGAAGTCCTCCGACGAGGGCTGA
- a CDS encoding ribose-phosphate diphosphokinase → MTSSMKRTTEKNLMVFSGRAHPGLSKEVAKELGTELVPTEARAFANSEIYVRYEESVRGCDAFVIQSHTAPVNEWIMEHLIMVDALKRASAKRITVVLPFYGYARQDKKHRGREPISARLMADLFKTAGADRLMAVDLHTDQIQGFFDGPVDHLMALPILADYVREKYGNEDLAVVSPDAGRIKVAEHWSSRLGGAPLAFIHKTRDITRPNESVANRVVGQVEGRTCILVDDMIDSGGTICHAAEALMNDGAASVVIAATHAILSDPAVERLKASSAREVIVTDTLPIAAEKRFDKLTVLSIAPLLSTAIREVFEDGSVTSMFDGRA, encoded by the coding sequence ATGACGAGCAGCATGAAGCGCACCACCGAGAAGAACCTCATGGTGTTCTCCGGCCGTGCACACCCAGGGCTGTCCAAAGAGGTCGCCAAGGAGCTGGGGACCGAGCTGGTGCCGACCGAGGCGCGAGCGTTCGCCAACTCCGAGATCTACGTGCGCTACGAGGAGTCGGTGCGCGGCTGCGACGCGTTCGTCATCCAGAGCCACACCGCTCCGGTCAACGAGTGGATCATGGAGCACCTGATCATGGTCGACGCGCTCAAGCGCGCGTCCGCCAAGCGGATCACCGTGGTCCTGCCGTTCTACGGCTACGCCCGCCAGGACAAGAAGCACCGCGGGCGCGAGCCGATCTCGGCCCGCCTGATGGCTGACCTGTTCAAGACCGCGGGCGCCGACCGGCTGATGGCGGTCGACCTGCACACCGACCAGATCCAGGGCTTCTTCGACGGTCCGGTGGACCACCTGATGGCGCTGCCGATCCTGGCCGACTACGTGCGCGAGAAGTACGGCAACGAGGACCTCGCGGTCGTCTCACCGGACGCCGGTCGCATCAAGGTCGCCGAGCACTGGTCCTCCCGCCTCGGCGGTGCACCGCTGGCGTTCATCCACAAGACCCGCGACATCACCCGGCCCAACGAGTCGGTCGCCAACCGCGTCGTCGGTCAGGTCGAGGGCCGTACCTGCATCCTGGTTGACGACATGATCGACTCGGGCGGCACGATCTGCCACGCGGCTGAGGCGCTGATGAACGACGGCGCTGCCAGCGTCGTCATCGCGGCCACCCACGCGATCCTGTCCGATCCCGCGGTCGAGCGGCTGAAGGCGTCCTCGGCCCGCGAGGTCATCGTCACCGACACACTCCCGATCGCTGCGGAGAAGCGGTTCGACAAGCTCACGGTGCTGTCCATCGCGCCGCTGCTGTCGACCGCGATCCGCGAGGTCTTCGAGGACGGATCCGTGACGAGCATGTTCGACGGCCGCGCCTGA